From one Agathobaculum sp. NTUH-O15-33 genomic stretch:
- a CDS encoding helix-turn-helix domain-containing protein codes for MIQCFVKKEYEPVFGLPGMPRLFSVSRTEAEASVHPRVMHAHKDLVEVVLICGGESVYSVGGVAYEARRGDLFIYNSGVVHDERSGPDAKIASYSLAFGGLAVPGLRENALTRDDASPVYRLTEAQTVRLERLYALLFDELKAGNEDGSHHLLMALLSVVRQYLGGENAGRTADENALSRRIKDYIDAHFAEDFSLQALADSLRVSPYYLSHVFKQVTGYSPLQYVLRRRVGEAQTLLITTDLPVTRIAAVVGYDNPSHFNAQFSKAVGMSPRTFRREYVVHESQD; via the coding sequence GTGATCCAATGCTTTGTCAAAAAGGAATACGAGCCGGTATTCGGGCTCCCGGGCATGCCGCGTTTGTTTAGTGTCAGCCGGACGGAAGCCGAGGCCAGCGTCCACCCGCGCGTCATGCACGCGCATAAGGATTTGGTCGAGGTCGTGCTGATCTGCGGCGGCGAAAGCGTTTACTCGGTCGGCGGCGTCGCGTACGAAGCGCGGCGGGGCGACCTATTCATTTATAACAGCGGCGTGGTGCACGACGAACGCTCCGGGCCGGATGCAAAGATCGCAAGCTACAGCCTAGCGTTCGGCGGCCTCGCGGTGCCCGGCCTGCGCGAAAACGCGCTGACAAGGGATGACGCTTCGCCCGTCTACCGCTTGACCGAGGCGCAAACCGTGCGGCTGGAACGGCTGTACGCTTTGCTGTTTGACGAACTCAAGGCCGGGAACGAGGACGGCAGCCATCACCTGCTCATGGCGCTTTTATCCGTTGTGCGGCAGTATCTCGGCGGCGAGAACGCGGGGCGCACGGCGGATGAAAACGCGCTGTCCCGCCGCATCAAGGATTATATCGACGCGCACTTCGCGGAGGATTTTTCTCTGCAAGCGCTGGCGGACAGCCTGCGCGTCAGCCCATATTACTTATCGCATGTGTTCAAGCAGGTCACCGGCTACTCGCCGCTGCAATATGTATTGCGCCGCCGCGTGGGCGAAGCGCAGACCCTGCTCATTACCACCGATCTGCCCGTCACGCGCATTGCCGCGGTCGTCGGGTATGACAACCCCAGCCACTTCAACGCTCAGTTTTCCAAGGCGGTCGGCATGTCGCCGCGCACCTTCCGCCGGGAGTATGTGGTGCATGAATCGCAAGATTAA
- the pyrR gene encoding bifunctional pyr operon transcriptional regulator/uracil phosphoribosyltransferase PyrR has protein sequence MPEQKAVIMDADGVRRALTRIAYEIVEKNRGTEGVLLAGVRTRGVYLARRIADKLREVEGAAPPVIELDVTPWRDDKPRRDLPLPEPDRRVENATVIIVDDVLYTGRTVRAAIEAVSYLGRAGRIQLAVLIDRGHREIPIRPDYIGKNLPTAKEERVRVRVTEVDGEDIVTIL, from the coding sequence ATGCCCGAACAAAAAGCTGTCATTATGGATGCCGACGGTGTGCGCCGGGCGCTCACACGCATTGCCTACGAGATCGTGGAGAAAAATCGCGGCACGGAAGGCGTGCTGCTCGCCGGCGTGCGCACGCGGGGCGTTTATCTGGCCCGCCGTATCGCCGACAAGCTGCGCGAGGTAGAGGGCGCCGCACCGCCCGTGATCGAGCTGGACGTGACCCCGTGGCGGGACGACAAGCCCCGCCGCGACCTGCCCCTGCCCGAGCCGGACCGCCGGGTCGAGAACGCGACCGTCATCATCGTGGACGATGTGCTCTATACGGGCCGCACGGTGCGCGCCGCGATCGAGGCCGTGTCCTATCTGGGCCGCGCGGGCCGCATCCAGCTCGCCGTATTGATCGATAGGGGACACCGCGAAATCCCCATCCGGCCCGACTATATCGGCAAAAACCTGCCCACGGCCAAGGAAGAACGCGTCCGCGTGCGCGTCACCGAGGTCGATGGGGAGGATATCGTCACCATTCTGTAA
- a CDS encoding Gfo/Idh/MocA family oxidoreductase: MKTVKIGSVGLGRLGYEHACNLATQVPGCELAAICDADEKRVKEVAEELGVANTYTDFEEMCKNPELDAVAIVTPSFLHTQQIETAMKYGKHVFCEKPLGTDVAQCKDAEKVVAAHPDLIFQLGFMRRFDKSYADAKRRIDNGDIGKVVLVRSYTQDPRSTIESTLKFAPHSGGQYLDMCVHDIDLIRWFTGSDIKNVWAIGSVFEFDLYKELNDADNACATVQCDNGAMGFMFTNRTHAAGSNVETEIIGTKGTLRIANVGAQNLLNIVDEHGSREEYYPDFMSRWHEAFVAEMTAFVGHVKNGTKPADLTVYDGTAVSEAAYRCKESFETGKMLPIR, encoded by the coding sequence ATGAAAACAGTAAAGATTGGTTCGGTCGGTCTGGGTCGCCTGGGTTATGAGCACGCCTGCAACCTTGCCACACAGGTGCCGGGCTGCGAGCTCGCCGCAATTTGCGATGCCGATGAAAAGCGCGTAAAGGAAGTGGCCGAGGAGCTGGGCGTTGCGAATACTTATACCGATTTTGAAGAGATGTGCAAGAACCCGGAGCTGGACGCCGTCGCGATCGTCACCCCCTCCTTCCTGCACACCCAGCAGATCGAGACCGCAATGAAGTACGGCAAGCATGTATTCTGCGAAAAGCCGCTCGGCACCGACGTAGCGCAGTGCAAGGATGCGGAGAAGGTTGTCGCCGCCCATCCCGACCTGATCTTCCAGCTCGGCTTCATGCGCCGCTTTGATAAGTCCTACGCGGACGCCAAGCGCCGTATCGATAACGGCGACATCGGCAAGGTCGTGCTGGTTCGTTCCTACACGCAGGACCCCCGCTCCACGATCGAATCCACGCTTAAGTTCGCGCCGCACTCCGGCGGCCAGTATCTGGATATGTGCGTGCATGATATCGATCTGATCCGTTGGTTCACCGGCTCGGACATCAAGAACGTATGGGCGATCGGCAGCGTGTTCGAATTCGACCTTTACAAGGAACTGAACGACGCGGACAACGCCTGCGCCACCGTACAGTGCGATAACGGCGCAATGGGCTTTATGTTCACCAACCGCACCCACGCCGCCGGCTCCAACGTGGAGACCGAGATCATCGGCACCAAGGGCACGCTGCGCATTGCGAACGTCGGCGCGCAGAATCTGCTGAACATCGTCGACGAGCACGGCTCGCGCGAGGAGTACTACCCGGACTTCATGAGCCGCTGGCACGAGGCTTTCGTTGCCGAAATGACCGCGTTTGTCGGCCATGTCAAGAACGGCACCAAGCCCGCCGACCTGACCGTATACGACGGCACCGCCGTATCCGAAGCCGCCTACCGCTGCAAGGAATCCTTCGAGACCGGCAAGATGCTGCCGATCCGCTAA
- a CDS encoding ribonuclease HII, which translates to MFHLSIFNLKGFFQTVDRCTGAVYLVCPDGSKKDINKQFDLQQSLQRQFFENKRYLRLCLDVPGVSDYLSVVCFSLGDY; encoded by the coding sequence ATGTTTCATCTGAGTATTTTCAATTTGAAGGGCTTTTTCCAAACAGTGGACCGCTGCACCGGCGCCGTCTATCTTGTGTGTCCGGACGGCAGCAAAAAGGATATCAACAAGCAATTTGATTTACAGCAAAGCTTACAGCGGCAGTTTTTTGAAAATAAGCGGTATTTGCGCCTTTGTCTGGATGTGCCGGGCGTCAGCGATTATTTGAGCGTCGTCTGTTTTTCCCTTGGCGATTATTAA
- a CDS encoding AraC family transcriptional regulator has protein sequence MKSVHSLQYKNANKEEYLPGRTAEFPYIASYCELDKYIGRVVPWHWHKEVELFYVKSGTVEYFTPKGKTVFPTGSGGILNSNVLHTTRPQDGPDETIQLLHIFDPSLIGGQQGCRIEQKFVTPLITAQQVELIRLSADDPAQARTIQMILDSFDIAPEEPTYEIKLRAALSEIWCRLLELAQPLLQEKGKYDKTNEKLRVMMIYIHEHFSEKLPIAQIAASAFVSERECFRAFQQYLHMTPAEYLKSYRLQKACHMLARSRESITAICHACGLGSSSYFGKTFRESIGCTPLEYRRKWQDYDITGQE, from the coding sequence TTGAAAAGCGTACACAGCCTGCAATATAAAAACGCAAATAAGGAAGAGTATCTGCCGGGCCGCACGGCGGAATTCCCCTATATCGCCTCCTACTGCGAACTGGACAAGTACATTGGCCGAGTCGTGCCTTGGCATTGGCACAAGGAGGTCGAACTGTTCTACGTAAAAAGCGGCACAGTGGAATACTTCACGCCCAAAGGGAAGACCGTGTTCCCCACCGGTTCGGGCGGCATTCTCAATTCCAACGTGCTCCATACCACCAGACCGCAGGACGGACCGGATGAAACCATTCAGCTCTTGCATATTTTTGATCCCTCGCTGATCGGCGGTCAGCAGGGCTGCCGGATCGAGCAGAAATTTGTCACGCCGCTGATCACCGCCCAGCAAGTCGAACTGATCCGCCTGTCCGCGGACGACCCCGCACAGGCGCGCACGATCCAGATGATCCTAGATTCATTCGATATCGCACCGGAGGAGCCCACTTATGAGATCAAGCTGCGCGCGGCGTTATCAGAAATCTGGTGCCGGTTGCTGGAGCTCGCGCAGCCTTTGCTCCAAGAAAAAGGGAAATATGATAAAACCAACGAAAAGCTGCGCGTGATGATGATCTATATCCATGAGCATTTTTCAGAAAAACTACCCATTGCGCAAATCGCCGCCTCGGCCTTTGTCAGCGAACGCGAGTGTTTCCGCGCCTTTCAGCAGTACCTGCATATGACGCCCGCGGAATACCTGAAAAGCTACCGCCTGCAAAAGGCGTGTCACATGCTGGCAAGGAGCCGGGAATCGATCACCGCGATCTGCCACGCCTGCGGCCTTGGCAGCAGCAGCTATTTTGGCAAGACCTTCCGCGAAAGCATTGGCTGTACGCCGCTGGAATATCGGCGCAAATGGCAGGATTACGATATTACTGGGCAGGAATAA
- the nagB gene encoding glucosamine-6-phosphate deaminase gives MKIICAKDYNELSRKAANVIAAQVILKPNCVLGLATGSSPIGLYEELVKGYQAGDLDFSGVTTFNLDEYRGLTADHDQSYHYFMHKHLFDSINVPKDRVHVPDGSDPDADNACASYEAAVRAAGGVDLQLLGMGLNGHIGFNEPADEFPKDTHCVDLTESTIEANKRFFASADDVPRQAYTMGIGTIMAARKVLIIVSGENKADIVREAFFGPVTPRVPASILQLHPDVVAVVDEAALAKCRDLL, from the coding sequence ATGAAGATCATTTGTGCAAAAGACTATAACGAACTCAGCCGCAAAGCGGCAAATGTCATCGCGGCGCAGGTCATTTTAAAGCCGAACTGCGTGCTCGGTCTGGCGACCGGCTCTTCGCCGATCGGCCTGTATGAAGAGCTGGTAAAAGGCTATCAGGCGGGCGATTTGGACTTTTCGGGCGTTACCACCTTTAATCTGGACGAGTACCGCGGCCTGACCGCCGACCACGACCAGAGCTATCACTACTTCATGCACAAGCACCTGTTCGATTCGATCAACGTACCGAAGGATCGCGTCCATGTGCCGGACGGCTCCGACCCGGACGCGGATAACGCCTGCGCTTCCTACGAAGCCGCGGTGCGCGCCGCCGGCGGCGTGGATTTACAGCTGCTGGGCATGGGTCTGAACGGCCACATCGGCTTTAACGAACCGGCCGACGAATTCCCGAAGGACACCCACTGTGTCGATCTGACGGAATCCACCATTGAAGCCAACAAGCGGTTCTTTGCCTCCGCGGACGATGTGCCGCGTCAGGCTTACACGATGGGCATCGGCACCATCATGGCGGCGCGTAAGGTCCTGATCATCGTTTCGGGCGAAAACAAGGCGGATATCGTGCGCGAAGCGTTCTTCGGCCCGGTCACGCCCCGCGTGCCCGCATCCATTCTCCAGCTGCACCCGGACGTCGTCGCGGTCGTGGACGAAGCGGCGCTGGCCAAATGCCGCGATCTGCTCTAA
- a CDS encoding carbamoyl phosphate synthase small subunit, which translates to MKKAFLLLADGTLLEGTSVGYEGQSIGEVVFNTGMAGYQEVLTDPSYYGQIVTMTYPMIGNYGINFEDYESRKSWVSGFIMREIAEYPSNWRCKMTLDEYLKEQKVVGLQGIDTRRLTRLLRSSGVMNGIIYTEGFEPSEQTIAEMKAYVVKDAVKAVTCEDSTVYPAEGETKYRIALYDYGVKYNIERELQKRGCEVTTIPALTPAEELVKQGFDAVMLSNGPGDPAENVDVVENLRHLLETGLPVFGICLGHQLLALAIGAKTEKLKYGHRGVNHPVKDIDRDRTYITSQNHGYAVVGESVDPAVARVRYVNLNDGTVEGIEHVGRPVFTVQYHPEVCPGPMDTSYLFDLFIENIDQAKGGCR; encoded by the coding sequence TTGAAAAAAGCGTTTTTACTGCTTGCCGACGGCACTTTGCTGGAAGGCACGAGCGTCGGTTACGAAGGCCAAAGCATTGGCGAGGTCGTATTCAACACCGGCATGGCGGGCTATCAGGAGGTTCTGACCGATCCTTCCTATTACGGCCAGATCGTCACCATGACCTATCCGATGATCGGCAACTACGGCATCAATTTTGAAGACTATGAATCCCGCAAAAGCTGGGTCTCCGGTTTTATCATGCGCGAGATCGCGGAGTATCCGTCCAACTGGCGCTGCAAGATGACGCTGGACGAATACCTAAAGGAGCAGAAGGTCGTCGGCCTGCAGGGCATCGATACCCGGCGGCTGACCCGCCTGCTGCGTTCGAGCGGCGTGATGAACGGCATCATCTACACGGAGGGCTTTGAGCCCTCCGAGCAGACGATCGCCGAAATGAAAGCCTATGTGGTAAAGGACGCGGTAAAAGCCGTCACCTGCGAGGATTCGACCGTTTACCCGGCCGAGGGCGAAACCAAGTACCGCATCGCCCTGTATGACTACGGCGTAAAGTATAACATCGAGCGCGAGCTGCAAAAGCGCGGCTGCGAAGTGACCACCATCCCGGCGCTCACCCCGGCGGAAGAGCTGGTCAAACAGGGCTTTGACGCGGTCATGCTCTCGAACGGCCCCGGCGACCCGGCGGAGAACGTTGATGTTGTCGAAAACCTTCGCCATCTGCTCGAAACCGGCCTGCCTGTTTTCGGCATCTGTCTGGGCCACCAGCTGTTGGCGCTCGCCATCGGCGCGAAGACGGAAAAGCTCAAGTACGGCCACCGCGGCGTCAACCATCCGGTAAAGGATATCGACCGCGACCGCACCTATATCACCTCGCAGAACCACGGCTACGCGGTCGTGGGTGAATCGGTCGACCCGGCGGTCGCCCGCGTGCGCTACGTCAACCTGAACGACGGCACGGTGGAAGGCATCGAGCATGTCGGCCGTCCGGTCTTCACCGTACAGTACCACCCCGAGGTATGCCCCGGGCCGATGGACACGAGCTATCTGTTCGATCTGTTCATCGAAAACATCGATCAAGCGAAAGGGGGCTGCCGCTAA
- the pyrF gene encoding orotidine-5'-phosphate decarboxylase, with the protein MSIETLVEKIKEKGNPTVAGLDARLEYIPPHISSRNMMLHGETLRAAAESVVAFNCGLIDALCDIVPAVKPQAAYYELLGSYGAMALKETIDYAHAKGMYVIGDIKRNDIGATATAYAEAYLGKTRVGDTEIAPYGCDSATVNGYLGTDGIEPFLKECREREKSLFILVKTSNPSSGELQNRDMEGRPLYARMAEMVAKWGEGLVAPCGYSQIGAVVGATYPEEQKIVRETLPKSYFLVPGYGAQGATAKDIANAFNDDGLGAIVNSSRGIMCAWKKTGNGGDDYKEAARAEAIRMRDEIVAAIK; encoded by the coding sequence ATGTCTATTGAAACTTTGGTAGAGAAGATCAAAGAAAAAGGCAACCCCACCGTCGCCGGGCTGGACGCCCGTCTCGAGTACATCCCGCCGCATATCTCGAGCCGCAATATGATGCTGCACGGCGAGACCCTGCGCGCCGCCGCCGAAAGCGTCGTCGCTTTTAACTGCGGCCTGATCGACGCGCTGTGCGACATCGTTCCCGCCGTCAAGCCGCAGGCCGCTTATTATGAGCTGCTCGGCTCCTACGGCGCGATGGCGCTGAAGGAGACCATCGACTACGCGCACGCCAAGGGCATGTACGTGATCGGCGATATCAAGCGAAACGATATCGGCGCGACGGCCACGGCCTACGCCGAAGCTTATTTGGGCAAGACCCGCGTGGGCGATACCGAGATCGCGCCGTACGGCTGCGATTCGGCCACGGTAAACGGCTACCTCGGCACGGACGGCATCGAGCCGTTCCTCAAGGAGTGCCGCGAGCGGGAAAAGAGCCTGTTCATTCTGGTCAAGACCTCGAACCCTTCCTCCGGCGAGCTGCAAAACCGCGATATGGAGGGCAGGCCGCTTTACGCGCGCATGGCTGAAATGGTGGCCAAGTGGGGCGAAGGTTTGGTTGCCCCCTGCGGTTACAGCCAGATCGGCGCGGTGGTCGGCGCGACCTACCCGGAGGAGCAGAAGATCGTTCGCGAAACGCTGCCCAAGAGCTATTTCCTCGTGCCGGGCTACGGCGCGCAGGGCGCGACCGCGAAGGACATTGCAAACGCCTTTAACGACGACGGCCTAGGCGCGATCGTCAATTCGTCGCGCGGCATCATGTGCGCGTGGAAAAAGACCGGAAACGGCGGCGACGATTACAAGGAAGCCGCCCGCGCCGAAGCGATCCGCATGCGCGATGAGATCGTCGCGGCAATCAAGTAA
- the carB gene encoding carbamoyl-phosphate synthase large subunit, which yields MPLRKDIHKVMVLGSGPIVIGQAAEFDYAGTQACRALREEGLEVVLVNSNPATIMTDKAMADKVYIEPMTVEAVQEIIKKERPDSLLPNLGGQTGLNLAMELCESGFLDKMNVKLLGAKPDTIAKAEDRQLFKDTMEKIGEPCIASKVVHTVEDAVDFTREIGLPVIIRPAYTLGGTGGGIAYSWEQLREIAASGIMYSRVDEILVEKCISGWKEIEYEVMRDAKGNAITICNMENVDPVGVHTGDSVVVAPSQTLCDKEYQMLRTSALNIITELGIEGGCNVQYALNPESFEYAVIEVNPRVSRSSALASKATGYPIAKVTAKIAIGYGLDEIMNAVTGKTKACFEPTIDYCVVKFPRWPFDKFVYADNTLGTQMKATGEVMAIDNSFEGAMMKAVRGCEIKMNSMIMPHLRAKSDAEIEKGVATTDDQRLFHICEAFRRGILSIEDVHRITTIDTWFLHKFWNIVEMEKAIAAADTIDSALYLRAKKMGFLDKTIEELSGKDISAVKRLPVYKTVDTCAAEFEAETPYYYSTYDEETEVKPATGKKKVLVLGSGPIRIGQGIEFDYCSVHAVWALKALGCETVIINNNPETVSTDFDTADRLYFEPLTPEDVTGVVNAEKPDYAIVQFGGQTAINLAAHIESLGVPILGTPAWSIDAAEDREKFDVILENCGIPRPAGHTVMTEEEAVKAADELGYPVLVRPSYVLGGQGMEIAYKEEDVREFMQVITRNKVENPVLVDKYMMGREIEVDAICDGDEILIPGIMEHMERAGVHSGDSISVYPSITIEPKHKETIIRYTEALAKSLAVLGLVNIQFVLYNDEVYVIEVNPRSSRTVPYISKVTGVPMVDLATRCMFGEKLKDMGCGTGLHPESDHYAVKVPVFSFQKLRDLDTQLGPEMKSTGEVLGVSTSFREALLKGLIGASFQMKKKGAVLISVRDSDKQEAIRIGERFEALGFEIYATSGTANVLNRHMVATNAVRNVDEPGPNIIDLIESGKIDYVIASSVKGRHPELGSVHIRRTAVERAIPCLTSIDTASALLRCLEGDVKIENCEMVDINTI from the coding sequence ATGCCGCTGCGCAAGGATATTCATAAGGTAATGGTGCTGGGCTCCGGCCCGATCGTCATCGGTCAGGCGGCCGAGTTCGACTACGCGGGCACGCAGGCCTGCCGCGCGCTGCGCGAGGAAGGGCTGGAGGTCGTGCTCGTCAACTCCAACCCCGCAACCATCATGACCGACAAAGCCATGGCGGACAAGGTCTATATCGAACCCATGACCGTGGAAGCCGTGCAGGAGATCATCAAGAAGGAACGGCCGGACAGCCTGCTGCCCAATCTGGGCGGACAGACCGGTCTGAACCTTGCGATGGAGCTGTGCGAAAGCGGCTTCCTCGATAAAATGAACGTCAAGCTTTTGGGCGCCAAGCCGGATACCATCGCCAAGGCCGAGGACCGCCAGCTGTTCAAGGATACGATGGAGAAGATCGGCGAGCCGTGCATCGCCTCCAAGGTTGTGCACACGGTCGAGGACGCGGTGGATTTCACGCGCGAGATCGGCCTGCCCGTTATCATCCGCCCGGCGTATACGCTCGGCGGCACGGGCGGCGGCATCGCTTATAGCTGGGAGCAGCTGCGCGAGATCGCCGCGTCCGGCATCATGTATTCGCGTGTGGACGAAATTCTGGTCGAAAAGTGCATCTCCGGCTGGAAGGAAATCGAGTACGAGGTCATGCGCGACGCCAAGGGCAACGCCATTACCATTTGTAATATGGAAAACGTCGACCCGGTCGGCGTGCACACCGGCGACTCGGTCGTCGTCGCGCCCAGCCAGACGCTGTGTGACAAGGAATACCAGATGTTGCGCACCTCCGCGCTCAACATCATTACGGAGTTGGGCATCGAGGGCGGCTGCAACGTGCAGTACGCGCTGAACCCGGAATCGTTCGAGTACGCTGTGATCGAGGTCAATCCCCGCGTATCCCGTTCGTCCGCGCTCGCGTCCAAGGCCACCGGGTACCCGATCGCCAAGGTGACCGCCAAGATCGCGATCGGCTACGGTCTGGACGAGATCATGAACGCCGTTACCGGCAAGACCAAGGCCTGCTTCGAGCCGACGATCGACTATTGCGTGGTCAAGTTCCCGCGCTGGCCGTTTGATAAATTCGTTTACGCGGACAATACGCTCGGCACGCAGATGAAGGCCACCGGCGAGGTCATGGCGATCGACAATTCGTTCGAGGGCGCGATGATGAAGGCCGTGCGCGGCTGCGAGATCAAGATGAACAGCATGATCATGCCCCATCTGCGCGCGAAGAGCGACGCGGAGATTGAAAAGGGCGTCGCCACCACGGACGACCAGCGCCTGTTCCACATCTGCGAGGCGTTCCGCCGCGGCATTCTGTCCATCGAGGACGTGCACCGCATCACCACGATCGACACATGGTTCCTGCACAAGTTCTGGAACATCGTCGAAATGGAAAAGGCGATCGCCGCTGCCGATACGATCGATTCCGCGCTTTATCTGCGCGCCAAGAAGATGGGCTTCCTCGATAAGACGATCGAAGAGCTTTCCGGTAAGGATATTTCGGCTGTCAAGCGCCTGCCCGTTTACAAAACGGTAGACACCTGCGCCGCCGAGTTCGAGGCCGAGACCCCCTACTATTACTCCACCTATGATGAGGAGACCGAGGTAAAGCCCGCCACGGGCAAGAAAAAGGTGCTGGTTCTCGGCTCCGGCCCGATCCGTATCGGTCAGGGCATCGAATTTGACTACTGCTCGGTGCACGCGGTGTGGGCGCTGAAGGCGCTTGGCTGCGAGACCGTCATCATCAATAATAACCCGGAAACCGTATCCACCGACTTTGACACGGCCGACCGCCTGTATTTCGAGCCCCTGACGCCGGAGGACGTTACCGGCGTGGTGAACGCGGAAAAGCCGGATTACGCGATCGTGCAGTTCGGCGGACAGACGGCCATCAACCTTGCGGCGCATATCGAATCGCTCGGCGTACCGATCCTCGGCACGCCCGCGTGGTCGATCGATGCGGCGGAGGACCGTGAGAAGTTCGACGTGATCCTCGAAAACTGCGGCATCCCGCGCCCGGCGGGTCATACCGTCATGACCGAGGAAGAAGCGGTAAAGGCCGCGGATGAGCTGGGCTATCCGGTACTCGTCCGTCCCTCCTACGTGCTCGGCGGACAGGGCATGGAAATCGCGTACAAGGAAGAGGACGTGCGCGAATTCATGCAGGTCATCACCCGCAACAAGGTGGAAAATCCGGTGCTGGTCGATAAGTACATGATGGGCCGCGAGATCGAGGTCGACGCCATCTGCGACGGCGATGAGATCCTCATCCCCGGCATCATGGAGCATATGGAGCGCGCGGGCGTTCACTCGGGCGACTCGATCTCCGTTTATCCGTCCATCACCATAGAGCCCAAGCATAAGGAGACCATTATCCGCTATACCGAGGCGCTGGCCAAGTCGCTCGCGGTACTCGGTCTGGTCAATATCCAGTTCGTTCTGTATAACGACGAGGTCTACGTGATCGAGGTCAACCCGCGTTCCTCTCGTACCGTGCCGTATATCTCGAAGGTGACGGGCGTGCCCATGGTAGACCTTGCGACGCGCTGCATGTTCGGCGAAAAGCTGAAGGACATGGGCTGCGGCACCGGCCTGCACCCGGAAAGCGACCACTACGCCGTTAAGGTGCCGGTGTTCTCCTTCCAGAAGCTGCGCGATCTCGATACCCAGCTTGGGCCGGAAATGAAATCCACCGGCGAGGTGCTGGGCGTATCCACCTCGTTCCGCGAGGCGTTGCTCAAGGGCCTGATCGGCGCGAGCTTCCAGATGAAGAAGAAGGGCGCCGTGCTGATCTCGGTGCGCGATTCGGACAAGCAGGAAGCCATCCGCATCGGCGAACGTTTTGAAGCCCTTGGCTTTGAGATCTACGCGACGAGCGGCACCGCCAACGTGCTCAACCGCCACATGGTCGCGACCAACGCGGTGCGCAACGTGGACGAGCCCGGCCCGAACATTATCGATTTGATCGAATCGGGCAAGATCGACTATGTCATCGCATCCTCCGTCAAGGGCCGCCACCCGGAGCTTGGCTCGGTGCATATCCGCCGCACGGCGGTAGAGCGCGCCATTCCGTGCCTGACCAGCATTGACACGGCCTCCGCGCTGCTGCGCTGTCTGGAAGGCGACGTGAAGATCGAAAATTGCGAAATGGTGGACATCAACACGATTTAA
- the nagA gene encoding N-acetylglucosamine-6-phosphate deacetylase yields MEFKNLKVFQPDGTFVHGGLSISGDRIASGEPSAEAADMDGLTAIPGLVDVHFHGCVGYDFCDGTYEAISAIARYQAQNGVAAICPATMTYPEEKLAGIAEAAATYRVEAQDAALVGINMEGPFISEAKKGAQNAAYLHEPDAEMFRRLQKKANGLFKLCDLAPEIPHAMETIEALASEVRLSIAHTEADYETTSEAFRLGARQVTHLWNAMPPFSHRAPGVIGAAADNDAVAVELIADGVHVHPSVVRQTFKMFAGRVILISDSMMATGLEDGEYSLGGQAVTVRGNLATLHDGTIAGSATNLLNCVRSAVKMGIPLGEAVRSAALNPARAIGVEHDYGSLEPGRLANVVFLDDELNVHSIMLRGQLL; encoded by the coding sequence ATGGAATTTAAAAATCTGAAAGTTTTTCAGCCGGACGGAACGTTCGTACACGGCGGCCTGAGTATTTCCGGCGATCGGATCGCGTCCGGCGAGCCTTCGGCCGAAGCCGCCGATATGGACGGCCTGACCGCGATCCCCGGCTTAGTGGACGTTCATTTCCACGGCTGTGTCGGCTATGACTTCTGCGACGGCACGTACGAGGCGATCTCCGCCATCGCGCGCTATCAGGCGCAGAACGGCGTGGCGGCGATCTGCCCGGCAACCATGACCTATCCGGAGGAAAAGCTGGCCGGCATTGCCGAAGCCGCCGCGACCTATCGGGTCGAGGCGCAGGACGCGGCGCTGGTCGGCATCAATATGGAGGGTCCGTTTATTTCGGAGGCAAAAAAAGGCGCGCAAAACGCGGCCTACCTGCACGAACCGGACGCGGAAATGTTCCGCCGCCTGCAAAAGAAGGCGAACGGTCTGTTCAAGCTGTGCGATCTTGCGCCGGAGATTCCGCACGCGATGGAAACGATCGAGGCGCTCGCGTCTGAGGTTCGCTTGTCCATCGCGCACACCGAAGCGGATTATGAAACGACCTCCGAAGCGTTTCGCCTTGGCGCGCGGCAGGTAACGCACTTGTGGAACGCCATGCCGCCCTTTTCACACCGCGCGCCCGGCGTAATCGGCGCGGCGGCGGACAACGACGCGGTCGCGGTTGAACTGATCGCGGACGGCGTGCATGTGCACCCGTCGGTCGTTCGGCAAACGTTCAAGATGTTCGCGGGCCGGGTCATTCTGATTTCAGACAGCATGATGGCCACCGGTCTGGAGGACGGCGAATATTCGCTTGGCGGGCAGGCGGTCACGGTGCGGGGCAACCTTGCCACCCTGCACGACGGTACCATCGCCGGTTCGGCCACCAATTTGCTAAACTGTGTACGCAGTGCGGTAAAGATGGGCATTCCGCTCGGCGAAGCCGTGCGTTCGGCGGCCCTCAACCCGGCCAGAGCCATCGGCGTAGAGCACGATTATGGCTCGCTGGAACCCGGGCGGCTTGCCAACGTCGTCTTTTTAGACGATGAATTGAACGTGCATTCGATCATGCTGCGCGGACAACTGCTATAG